One genomic segment of Paenibacillus sp. FSL H8-0332 includes these proteins:
- a CDS encoding ABC-F family ATP-binding cassette domain-containing protein: MNIMTVEHLSKSYGEKTLFRDASFGMDDRDKIGVIGVNGTGKSTFLKIIAGLDTADEGQIAIGNDVRVQFLAQNPPYEPGNTVLQQVFAGEDPELATMREYMEVMSLLEQNPGDSGLEGRLVRIGQAIDAAGTWQLESEAKTVLTKLGITQFDARMESLSGGQRKRVALAAALITPSELLILDEPTNHIDTDSVAWLEQYLQKRRGALLMVTHDRYFLERVASVMLELDGGNLYRYEANYSRFLELKADREEREASAEQKRKNLLRTELAWIRRGAKARSTKQKARIDRFEKLKESTGGASASSMDISVASTRLGRKIIELQELTKSLDGRTLIKDLNYIAVPQDRVGIVGKNGSGKSTLLNLIAGRLTPDSGEVQLGTTVKLGYFTQEHQDMDLSLRAIEYVKEEAEIIKTADGSVITAGQMLERFLFPPAMQWTPISKLSGGEKRRLYLLRVLMGAPNVLLLDEPTNDLDIGTLAVLEDYLDEFPGVVFTVSHDRYFLDRTVDKLIAFEDGGIRLHVGDYSEYEEWLAKNVPSGNGNSGKAEGGSGRSASGANSAAAEQSGNTQAGSAPREKLKFTFKEQREYEGIDEAIEQAEQQLTDLSAQMEAAFADSGRLQELVEKQRQAEAELERLMERWTYLNELAEKIAGK, translated from the coding sequence ATGAATATTATGACAGTGGAACATCTCTCCAAGAGCTACGGGGAGAAAACCCTGTTTCGTGATGCCTCCTTTGGCATGGACGACAGGGATAAGATAGGCGTAATTGGCGTAAACGGCACGGGAAAATCAACCTTTTTGAAGATTATCGCCGGGCTCGATACAGCAGATGAAGGGCAGATTGCCATCGGCAATGATGTACGGGTGCAGTTCCTGGCCCAGAATCCGCCTTACGAGCCTGGAAATACAGTCTTGCAGCAGGTATTTGCCGGAGAGGACCCGGAGCTTGCGACGATGCGTGAATATATGGAGGTGATGTCTCTTCTGGAGCAGAATCCGGGAGATTCAGGGCTGGAGGGCAGGCTTGTCCGAATTGGACAGGCCATCGACGCGGCCGGCACCTGGCAGCTGGAAAGTGAGGCTAAGACGGTCCTTACGAAGCTGGGGATTACCCAGTTCGATGCCCGGATGGAGAGCTTGTCGGGCGGACAGCGCAAGCGTGTCGCGCTGGCGGCAGCGTTGATTACACCATCCGAGCTGCTGATTCTGGATGAGCCTACCAACCATATTGATACGGATTCCGTAGCCTGGCTGGAGCAGTATTTGCAGAAGCGGCGCGGGGCGCTGCTGATGGTGACGCATGACCGTTATTTCCTGGAACGGGTAGCCAGTGTAATGCTTGAGCTGGACGGCGGGAATCTGTACCGGTATGAAGCGAACTATTCGCGGTTCCTGGAGCTGAAGGCAGACCGTGAAGAACGTGAGGCTTCGGCCGAGCAGAAGCGCAAGAATCTGCTGCGCACCGAGCTGGCCTGGATTCGGCGCGGGGCCAAGGCCCGCTCCACGAAGCAGAAGGCGCGGATCGACCGCTTCGAGAAGCTTAAGGAGAGCACGGGAGGGGCTTCGGCCTCATCTATGGATATCTCTGTAGCTTCCACAAGACTGGGCCGAAAAATCATTGAGCTTCAGGAGCTCACCAAATCACTGGACGGCCGGACCTTAATCAAGGATTTGAATTATATTGCTGTGCCGCAGGACCGCGTGGGGATTGTAGGCAAGAACGGCAGCGGCAAGTCTACGCTGCTTAACCTGATTGCCGGTAGGCTGACACCGGACAGCGGCGAGGTACAGCTCGGGACAACCGTGAAGCTGGGCTATTTCACCCAGGAGCATCAGGACATGGATCTCAGCCTGCGGGCGATCGAGTACGTGAAGGAAGAAGCCGAGATCATCAAGACCGCAGACGGCAGTGTCATCACCGCCGGGCAAATGCTGGAGCGCTTTCTGTTCCCACCCGCGATGCAGTGGACGCCAATCTCCAAGCTGTCCGGCGGCGAGAAAAGACGTCTCTATCTGTTGCGTGTCCTCATGGGAGCGCCCAACGTGCTGCTGCTGGATGAGCCGACGAATGATCTGGATATCGGAACACTCGCTGTGCTGGAGGATTACCTCGATGAATTCCCTGGCGTAGTCTTCACGGTATCGCATGACCGCTACTTCCTGGACCGCACCGTGGATAAGCTGATTGCCTTCGAGGATGGGGGCATCCGCCTGCATGTCGGGGACTATAGCGAATATGAAGAGTGGCTGGCGAAGAACGTCCCATCCGGCAACGGGAACTCCGGTAAGGCAGAAGGCGGCTCCGGCCGCAGCGCCAGCGGGGCTAATTCTGCGGCTGCTGAGCAGAGCGGGAATACACAGGCTGGGTCAGCGCCGCGTGAGAAGCTGAAATTCACCTTCAAGGAGCAGCGTGAGTACGAGGGCATAGACGAGGCGATTGAACAGGCGGAGCAGCAACTGACAGACCTCTCGGCCCAGATGGAAGCAGCCTTCGCCGACTCCGGCAGACTCCAGGAGCTGGTGGAGAAGCAGCGGCAGGCCGAGGCAGAGCTGGAGCGTCTGATGGAGCGTTGGACGTATCTCAATGAGCTGGCGGAGAAGATCGCTGGGAAGTAA
- a CDS encoding M42 family metallopeptidase, translated as MLNIQPNEEYILNLLKKLLDTPSPSGFTAQVMSLVAEEAAALNIPLTWNEKGGAMLTVPGLDPSRTIGISAHVDTLGAMVRSIKSNGTLRLTSVGGFSMNSIENEYCIIHTRSGLTYTGTILTSHPSVHVYADARDFKRAEENMEIRIDELVSTKDDVLKLGISVGDFISFDARAVLTPSGYIKSRHLDDKASVAALFGLLESIHREGWKPLHNLCMLISNYEEVGHGAAWIPGEINEMIAVDMGAMGDDLSCKETDVSICAKDSSGPYDYAMTSRMIELANGLAIPFAVDIYPQYGSDASAALRGGNNIRAALIGPGVHASHSMERTHKQAVLNTAKLLAAYVGAN; from the coding sequence TTGCTTAACATACAGCCCAATGAAGAATATATTCTGAATCTGCTCAAAAAACTGCTCGATACCCCAAGCCCCAGCGGCTTCACCGCCCAGGTGATGTCTCTGGTGGCCGAAGAAGCGGCAGCGCTCAATATTCCGCTTACCTGGAATGAAAAAGGCGGTGCGATGCTCACCGTACCCGGACTTGACCCTTCGCGCACGATCGGCATCAGCGCCCATGTGGATACGCTCGGTGCCATGGTCCGCTCCATTAAGTCTAATGGTACCCTCCGCTTAACCTCTGTGGGCGGATTCAGCATGAACAGTATTGAGAATGAATATTGCATCATCCATACCCGCAGCGGCTTAACCTATACCGGTACGATCCTGACCAGTCATCCTTCTGTGCATGTGTATGCCGATGCCCGTGATTTCAAGCGTGCGGAAGAGAATATGGAGATCCGGATTGATGAGCTGGTCTCCACCAAGGATGATGTGCTGAAGCTGGGGATTTCAGTCGGGGACTTTATTTCGTTTGATGCAAGGGCCGTGCTTACCCCCAGCGGATATATCAAATCCCGCCATCTGGACGACAAAGCCAGCGTAGCCGCCTTATTCGGGCTGCTGGAGAGTATCCATCGCGAAGGCTGGAAGCCGCTGCATAACCTGTGCATGCTCATCTCCAACTATGAAGAGGTAGGTCACGGCGCTGCCTGGATTCCAGGGGAGATCAATGAGATGATCGCTGTGGACATGGGCGCGATGGGCGATGACCTCAGCTGCAAGGAGACGGATGTCTCCATCTGTGCCAAGGACTCCTCCGGCCCGTACGACTATGCCATGACCAGCCGCATGATCGAGCTGGCGAACGGTCTCGCTATTCCATTCGCGGTCGATATCTATCCGCAATACGGCTCCGACGCCTCTGCTGCGCTGCGCGGCGGCAATAATATCCGGGCCGCACTGATTGGACCTGGCGTACACGCCTCGCACTCCATGGAGCGTACCCACAAGCAGGCTGTGCTGAATACGGCTAAGCTGCTGGCGGCTTATGTTGGGGCGAACTGA
- a CDS encoding TetR/AcrR family transcriptional regulator, translating into MSSASVDKHAAILDAAYELFGSGGFYETKMSEVAERAGIAKGTVYLYFKSKEELFMAVTRRDCEGFLEQLEGKLRTRSTLTDKLSVIAEHHLFYYYERKQHTKLFFRAPNNNPELVAYMAQFMEAYMQAVVKVLLEGGATEPELMAQSYIGILDRLKMDILFDPEFAEADADKRAKFAARLFITGALGSLDSALGDFPAEAES; encoded by the coding sequence TTGAGCAGTGCATCCGTAGACAAACATGCAGCTATTCTGGATGCCGCTTATGAGCTTTTCGGTTCAGGCGGCTTTTATGAGACGAAGATGTCGGAAGTGGCCGAACGTGCAGGCATTGCCAAGGGTACGGTCTATTTGTATTTTAAAAGCAAAGAGGAACTCTTCATGGCGGTTACCCGCCGCGATTGCGAAGGCTTCCTTGAGCAGCTTGAGGGCAAGCTGAGGACCCGCTCCACATTGACAGACAAGCTCTCCGTTATTGCAGAGCATCATCTGTTCTATTACTATGAGCGCAAGCAGCATACGAAGCTGTTCTTCCGTGCGCCTAACAATAACCCTGAGCTGGTGGCTTATATGGCACAGTTTATGGAAGCCTATATGCAGGCTGTGGTGAAGGTGCTGCTGGAAGGCGGGGCTACCGAGCCGGAGCTGATGGCACAGTCGTATATCGGGATTCTGGATCGTCTGAAGATGGACATCCTGTTCGACCCTGAATTTGCCGAGGCAGATGCGGATAAGCGGGCGAAGTTTGCGGCGAGGCTCTTTATCACGGGGGCACTGGGCAGCCTGGATTCGGCGCTGGGGGACTTCCCTGCTGAAGCTGAATCTTAA
- the pfkA gene encoding 6-phosphofructokinase: MSNVKKIAVLTSGGDSQGMNAAVRAVVRSAIYFGIEVFGIQRGYQGLLNRDIFPMDLRSVGDIIQRGGTVLQSARCLDFMKPEGQQKGADILNEFGIDGLVVIGGDGSYHGANKLSKLGINTMALPGTIDNDISFTDYTIGFDTAVGVVVDAINKLRDTMSSHERSSIVEVMGRHCGDIALHAGLASGAETILVPEMPYDLNEVADRMKDNFARGKRHSIVIVAEGVGKGEDVAQALKDRHASLDARVTVLGHIQRGGTPTPADRNLASRLADFAVRKLIEGESDKACGLIKGELTLTDIDKVVNTKKDFDIELYELASRLSQ; this comes from the coding sequence ATGTCAAACGTAAAAAAAATCGCAGTATTAACCAGTGGTGGAGACTCTCAGGGCATGAATGCCGCTGTGCGTGCGGTCGTCCGCAGCGCAATCTACTTCGGAATTGAGGTATTTGGCATTCAGCGCGGATATCAGGGTCTGCTGAACCGTGACATTTTCCCGATGGATCTGCGGAGTGTAGGGGATATCATCCAGCGCGGAGGTACTGTTCTGCAATCTGCACGCTGCCTGGATTTCATGAAGCCGGAAGGACAGCAGAAGGGTGCGGACATTCTCAATGAGTTCGGTATCGACGGTCTGGTTGTCATCGGCGGAGACGGCTCCTACCACGGTGCCAACAAACTCAGTAAGCTGGGCATTAACACCATGGCGTTGCCGGGAACGATTGATAATGATATCTCATTCACGGACTACACCATCGGATTCGATACAGCCGTTGGCGTTGTAGTAGATGCGATCAATAAATTGCGCGACACTATGTCTTCCCATGAACGTTCCTCTATCGTAGAAGTTATGGGACGCCACTGCGGAGACATCGCTCTGCATGCCGGCCTTGCTTCGGGAGCGGAGACTATTCTGGTGCCGGAAATGCCTTATGATCTTAATGAAGTAGCTGACCGGATGAAGGATAACTTCGCCCGCGGTAAACGTCATAGTATTGTCATTGTAGCCGAAGGCGTAGGCAAGGGTGAAGATGTTGCCCAGGCGCTCAAAGACCGCCATGCTTCTCTGGATGCCCGTGTAACCGTTCTGGGACATATTCAGCGCGGCGGTACGCCAACCCCGGCAGACCGTAACCTGGCCAGCCGTTTGGCCGATTTCGCAGTCCGCAAGCTGATTGAAGGCGAATCGGACAAGGCCTGCGGACTTATTAAAGGAGAATTGACGCTTACGGATATTGATAAGGTAGTGAACACGAAGAAGGATTTCGATATCGAGCTGTATGAACTGGCTTCCCGGTTATCTCAGTAA
- a CDS encoding tetraprenyl-beta-curcumene synthase family protein has product MNEFEQGRYLSPRGPIGMMNRVYKYVLPEVRSCLDFWRQDAEGIPDPELRKQALASIETKQFHCQGGGIYAAGNLSMRHILIPLIVAYQTISDYLDNLCDRSTSLDPDDFRLLHQSMLDAVTPGAEPVNYYALRTEQNDGGYLNRLVRKCQEMTSQLQGYGAAAEEIYQLAVLYTDLQVYKHIHPDLREAALKEWWEKEGHRAPHLQWNEFAAATGSTLGVFMLFLASCDPKLSTAASASIRAAYFPHVCGLHIMLDYLIDQDEDRAGGDLNFCNYYENTDMMLDRIASIVEWARRDVQNLPETSMHRMVIEGLLALYLSDPKVSEQREVRLVSKRLMRKSPLTRLFFFVNSRWIRKRMY; this is encoded by the coding sequence TTGAATGAATTTGAGCAAGGCCGTTACCTAAGTCCGCGCGGTCCTATTGGAATGATGAACAGGGTCTATAAGTACGTGCTGCCGGAAGTACGATCATGTCTCGATTTCTGGCGCCAGGATGCAGAAGGAATTCCCGATCCCGAGCTCCGTAAGCAAGCGCTTGCCAGCATTGAAACGAAGCAGTTTCATTGCCAAGGCGGCGGTATCTATGCCGCCGGTAATTTGTCGATGAGACATATACTGATTCCGCTAATTGTTGCTTATCAGACAATCAGTGATTATTTGGACAACCTATGTGATCGCAGTACTTCGCTTGACCCTGACGATTTTCGGCTGCTGCACCAGTCGATGCTTGATGCGGTTACCCCCGGCGCAGAGCCAGTGAACTATTATGCGCTGCGTACCGAACAGAATGATGGCGGATATTTGAACAGGCTGGTCCGCAAATGCCAGGAGATGACCTCCCAGCTTCAGGGATACGGTGCTGCCGCTGAAGAGATTTATCAGTTGGCGGTATTATACACCGATCTTCAGGTCTACAAGCACATTCATCCTGATCTCAGGGAAGCTGCCCTGAAGGAGTGGTGGGAGAAGGAGGGGCATCGTGCACCTCATCTCCAGTGGAATGAGTTTGCAGCCGCAACCGGTTCAACTCTGGGTGTGTTTATGCTTTTTCTGGCTTCCTGTGATCCCAAGCTGAGCACCGCTGCATCGGCTTCCATTCGTGCTGCGTACTTTCCGCATGTGTGCGGGCTGCACATTATGCTGGATTATCTGATTGACCAGGACGAAGACCGGGCCGGCGGTGATCTCAATTTCTGCAATTATTATGAGAATACGGATATGATGCTGGATCGGATCGCTTCGATCGTAGAGTGGGCCCGCAGGGATGTCCAGAATCTTCCCGAGACCTCCATGCATCGTATGGTCATCGAAGGACTTCTGGCACTTTATTTGTCCGATCCCAAAGTCAGCGAACAGCGGGAGGTTCGCCTGGTATCCAAACGGCTGATGAGAAAAAGTCCGCTGACCCGGCTTTTCTTCTTCGTCAACAGCCGCTGGATACGCAAACGTATGTATTAA
- a CDS encoding tetratricopeptide repeat protein: MAVTHTIEEAVQLRSSGQAEEARDMLLQLLSEGDSNAELHYQLAWTHDVLGLESEAVAYYEQSLALGLPDADQKAGAMLGLGSTYRTLGQYAESRVVLEQGALEFPQRAEFKAFLAMTLHNLGAHTEAMELLLTLLADTSSDPGIQDYRKAIKYYADKLEQVWP, encoded by the coding sequence GTGGCTGTGACTCATACGATAGAAGAAGCCGTCCAGCTGCGCTCCTCTGGCCAAGCTGAAGAAGCGAGGGACATGCTGCTACAGCTACTCTCAGAGGGCGACAGTAACGCTGAGCTGCATTATCAGCTGGCATGGACGCATGATGTGCTGGGCTTGGAGAGTGAGGCGGTAGCTTATTACGAGCAGAGTCTTGCCCTGGGGCTTCCAGATGCGGACCAGAAGGCAGGCGCGATGCTGGGCCTGGGCAGCACGTACCGGACGCTGGGGCAGTATGCGGAATCCCGTGTGGTGCTGGAGCAGGGTGCGCTTGAATTCCCGCAGCGTGCGGAATTTAAGGCTTTTCTGGCCATGACGCTGCATAATCTCGGCGCGCATACCGAAGCCATGGAGCTGCTGCTCACCCTGCTTGCGGACACATCCTCTGATCCCGGTATCCAGGATTACCGCAAGGCGATTAAGTACTATGCGGACAAGCTGGAGCAGGTATGGCCTTAA
- a CDS encoding MFS transporter — MNARRSGGQYSDQNWLRSFMFTLYGTSVLVVSYFPLFYAHLGFSSPQMGLLYSVGPLISILSNLFWSMMSDRLGTVRKIMALLLGGQLITAIILARATDFSSVMLILSFFYFFYYPVFPLADTMAIKIAQRHGRNFIAIRVFGSLGYSFFALTIGYLLRALGPQYSVAICIVIVVTALLITIGLKDVKRTEAAPLSVDMESTDKLLKASGLREILLQKEVLWFFGSVFLLAIGYRMNEAFLTISLKGMNAGDEVVGWALLASALSEIPIFFLLSRYGDKFKELPLLAFASLMFTLRFLFMSLAQEPGTVVAIQAMHSISFGIYYVTAVRYITRIIPDHLRATGMALFTVVWSSGAGLLSGTFGGLIYQDAGRIVFYLVATGFSILAFIGFLSKHLMDLGGGADRRLKSKTPL, encoded by the coding sequence ATGAATGCGAGGCGGAGCGGCGGCCAATACAGTGACCAAAACTGGCTGCGATCCTTTATGTTTACGCTATACGGCACCAGTGTGCTGGTTGTTTCTTATTTCCCGTTATTTTATGCCCACTTAGGCTTCAGCAGTCCGCAAATGGGTCTGCTCTACTCCGTAGGCCCGCTGATCTCGATTCTCTCCAATCTGTTCTGGAGCATGATGAGCGACCGGCTGGGTACCGTCCGTAAGATTATGGCCCTCCTGCTTGGAGGCCAGCTGATTACCGCCATTATTCTGGCGAGAGCCACTGATTTCTCAAGTGTCATGCTTATTTTGTCCTTTTTCTATTTCTTCTATTACCCAGTTTTTCCACTGGCAGATACCATGGCCATCAAAATTGCCCAGCGTCACGGGCGGAACTTCATTGCCATCCGTGTATTCGGCTCTCTGGGATACTCCTTCTTCGCTCTTACAATTGGCTATCTGCTTAGGGCGCTGGGACCCCAGTACAGTGTAGCGATTTGTATTGTGATTGTCGTAACCGCGCTGCTGATTACGATTGGGCTGAAGGATGTGAAGCGAACCGAAGCGGCTCCGCTCTCTGTAGACATGGAGTCTACGGACAAACTGCTGAAGGCCTCCGGACTACGGGAGATTCTGCTGCAAAAGGAAGTGCTGTGGTTCTTCGGCTCTGTCTTCCTGCTCGCCATCGGCTACCGGATGAACGAAGCCTTCCTGACCATCAGCCTCAAGGGCATGAATGCAGGAGATGAAGTCGTCGGCTGGGCGCTGCTGGCTTCTGCCCTCAGTGAGATCCCCATCTTCTTCCTGCTCAGCAGATATGGCGACAAGTTCAAGGAGCTGCCGCTGCTCGCTTTTGCCAGCCTGATGTTCACGCTGCGCTTTCTGTTCATGTCGCTTGCGCAGGAACCGGGTACCGTAGTTGCCATTCAGGCCATGCACAGCATTTCATTCGGTATTTATTATGTAACTGCGGTCCGCTACATCACTCGGATCATCCCTGATCACTTGCGGGCCACCGGAATGGCGCTGTTCACTGTCGTATGGTCCAGCGGCGCAGGTCTGCTAAGCGGCACCTTCGGTGGGCTGATCTACCAGGATGCGGGCCGGATTGTCTTCTATCTGGTCGCTACCGGCTTCTCGATCCTGGCCTTCATCGGCTTCCTGTCCAAGCATCTGATGGACCTCGGGGGCGGCGCAGACCGTCGGCTAAAGAGCAAGACCCCGCTCTGA
- a CDS encoding DUF92 domain-containing protein — protein MLSGLELLQWLIGACGALLVAGAAYWKQSLSFSGMVAAVVMGTIYFGAGNLFWFGILLVFFTSSTLLSKLHHENKAELESTYDKTGRRDAGQVFANGGLGMLAVLLNAVYPLELWGFLFIGVMATVTSDTWATEIGTLARKPPRSVLTGKVLQAGTSGGVSLPGTLAAAAGGALIGAASWLLRAASGMTPHAFWLLVLAGLLGGLAGAFADSVLGATVQRMNRCTVCSREVEASKHCGKPTVYARGWRWMDNDTVNAVSSIIGGAVALLVSYISYIG, from the coding sequence CTGATCGGGGCCTGCGGTGCGCTGCTGGTTGCCGGAGCCGCTTACTGGAAGCAGTCGCTTAGCTTCTCAGGAATGGTGGCGGCAGTGGTCATGGGGACGATCTATTTCGGTGCGGGGAATCTGTTCTGGTTCGGTATCCTGCTCGTGTTTTTCACCTCCTCAACCCTGCTCTCGAAGCTTCATCATGAGAATAAGGCAGAGCTGGAGTCCACGTATGATAAAACCGGACGCCGCGACGCGGGACAGGTCTTCGCCAACGGCGGACTCGGGATGCTGGCCGTTCTGCTGAACGCGGTCTATCCGCTGGAGCTCTGGGGCTTCCTGTTCATCGGGGTGATGGCTACCGTGACCTCGGATACATGGGCGACAGAGATCGGTACGCTGGCCCGGAAGCCTCCCCGGTCGGTGCTGACCGGTAAGGTGCTGCAGGCAGGCACCTCCGGCGGCGTATCCCTGCCCGGGACGCTGGCCGCAGCGGCAGGAGGGGCGCTTATCGGCGCGGCCTCCTGGCTGCTGCGGGCGGCCTCAGGCATGACGCCCCATGCCTTCTGGCTGCTGGTGCTGGCCGGATTGCTGGGCGGGCTTGCGGGAGCTTTTGCCGACTCGGTTCTGGGTGCTACCGTGCAACGGATGAACCGCTGCACGGTCTGCAGCCGCGAGGTCGAAGCCTCCAAGCACTGCGGGAAGCCTACGGTATACGCCAGGGGCTGGCGCTGGATGGACAATGATACTGTAAATGCTGTAAGTTCTATAATAGGCGGTGCTGTAGCGCTGCTGGTCAGTTATATCAGTTACATAGGATAA
- a CDS encoding cold shock domain-containing protein: protein MKGTVKWFNAEKGYGFLQVEGGEDVFVHFSAIQGDGFKTLDEGQAVEFDVTDGNRGPQAANVVKL from the coding sequence TTGAAAGGTACAGTAAAATGGTTTAACGCAGAAAAGGGTTATGGTTTCCTTCAAGTTGAAGGCGGCGAAGATGTATTCGTTCACTTCTCAGCGATTCAAGGCGACGGATTTAAGACTTTGGACGAAGGCCAAGCGGTAGAATTCGATGTTACTGACGGTAACCGTGGTCCACAGGCAGCGAACGTAGTTAAACTATAA
- a CDS encoding lipopolysaccharide assembly protein LapA domain-containing protein codes for MKFQWSLILGLFFALLTAVFAVMNVDTVPVNFGFDFVSIPLILVILGCALIGGVVVGSYGIFRQYKLQKQIKNLNAELAKLRDAGSVNMEPIPGESDLFTPEGSSQL; via the coding sequence ATGAAATTTCAATGGTCACTTATATTAGGCTTATTTTTCGCTCTGCTGACTGCAGTTTTCGCAGTAATGAATGTGGATACGGTGCCCGTTAATTTCGGGTTCGACTTTGTCAGCATTCCGCTTATCCTCGTTATTCTTGGCTGTGCGCTGATCGGCGGGGTTGTAGTCGGTTCGTACGGAATTTTCCGCCAGTATAAGCTGCAGAAGCAGATCAAGAACCTGAACGCTGAGCTTGCCAAGCTCCGTGACGCGGGTAGTGTCAACATGGAACCTATCCCTGGTGAGAGTGACCTTTTTACTCCAGAAGGATCATCCCAGCTGTAA
- the pepF gene encoding oligoendopeptidase F, with translation MEQLPKRSEVPAENRWKLEDMFASEEQWDAEYKEVKELITSAASFQGKLDSPDALKECFELDDKLSLLTERLYVYAHMRQDEDTAAPKYQALSSKAKKLGVEAGEALSFVTPEILALPDTTLDQFIADPSLSDYTFTLTEMKREKAHVLSKAEEALLAQVSTIAQAPQTVFSMLNNADLKFPKIKNEEGKEVELTHGSYIQFLESPDREVRKNAFKAVYETYGKQKNTIAATLSANVNKNVFYSRVRKYPSVLEMSLYGDNIPKEVYTNLIDTIHESLPLMHRYMKLRQKLLGVDELHMYDLFAPLVDEYKLDITFDEAKKITKEGLKPLGEDYLSVLQEGYDKSWIDVYENENKRSGAYSWGAYGTHPYVLLNHNDNLNSMFTLAHEMGHALHSYYSDTALKYRDAQYTIFLAEVASTTNEALLMDYLLNKSTDPKEKMYLLTYYADQFRTTVFRQTMFAEFEKIIHQRAEEGESLTPQDLSAIYYDLNVKYYGKDMVIDQDIEMEWARIPHFYNSFYVYKYATGFSAATSFAKQILEEGTPAVDRYLGFLKSGGSDYSINILSKAGVDMSSPEPIREAMSVFESVIEQMEQLTK, from the coding sequence ATGGAACAATTACCTAAGAGAAGTGAAGTGCCCGCCGAGAACCGCTGGAAGCTTGAAGATATGTTTGCTTCAGAGGAGCAATGGGATGCCGAATATAAGGAAGTCAAGGAACTGATCACAAGCGCTGCCTCCTTCCAAGGGAAGCTGGATTCACCGGATGCCCTCAAGGAGTGCTTTGAGCTGGACGACAAGCTGTCGCTGCTGACTGAACGCCTCTATGTCTATGCGCATATGCGCCAGGACGAGGATACGGCGGCTCCGAAATATCAGGCTCTCTCCTCCAAGGCCAAGAAGCTGGGTGTTGAAGCGGGTGAAGCCCTTTCTTTTGTGACACCTGAGATTCTGGCCCTGCCTGACACGACGCTGGACCAGTTCATCGCCGACCCTTCGCTCTCCGACTACACCTTCACCTTGACTGAAATGAAGCGCGAGAAGGCTCATGTCCTCTCCAAGGCGGAAGAGGCCCTGCTGGCTCAGGTCAGCACTATTGCCCAGGCCCCCCAAACCGTATTCAGCATGCTGAATAATGCAGATCTGAAGTTCCCGAAGATTAAGAACGAAGAAGGCAAGGAAGTCGAACTGACGCACGGAAGCTATATTCAATTCCTCGAAAGCCCGGACCGCGAGGTACGCAAGAACGCCTTCAAAGCGGTCTATGAAACTTACGGCAAGCAAAAGAACACGATTGCCGCCACGCTGAGCGCGAATGTGAATAAGAATGTATTTTACTCCCGTGTGCGCAAATATCCTTCTGTACTGGAAATGTCCCTGTACGGTGACAATATTCCGAAGGAAGTCTACACGAATCTGATCGACACTATTCATGAGAGCCTGCCGCTGATGCACCGTTATATGAAGCTGCGCCAGAAGCTGCTTGGAGTAGATGAGCTACATATGTATGACTTGTTCGCTCCGCTCGTGGACGAATATAAGCTGGATATTACGTTTGACGAGGCCAAGAAGATTACCAAGGAAGGCCTGAAGCCGCTTGGCGAGGACTACCTGAGTGTTCTGCAGGAAGGCTATGACAAGAGCTGGATCGATGTATACGAGAACGAGAATAAACGCTCCGGCGCATACAGCTGGGGGGCTTACGGCACCCATCCTTACGTGCTGCTGAACCATAATGACAATCTGAACAGCATGTTCACACTGGCACATGAGATGGGTCACGCCCTGCATTCCTACTATTCGGACACGGCGCTGAAATACCGGGACGCACAGTACACTATTTTCCTGGCGGAGGTTGCTTCTACTACCAATGAGGCGCTGCTGATGGATTACCTGCTGAACAAGTCCACGGACCCGAAGGAAAAAATGTACCTGCTCACCTATTATGCCGACCAGTTCCGCACGACGGTATTCCGGCAAACGATGTTCGCTGAATTCGAGAAGATCATTCACCAGCGTGCTGAAGAAGGCGAATCGCTTACACCGCAGGATCTCTCTGCGATCTACTACGATCTGAATGTCAAGTATTACGGCAAGGATATGGTAATTGATCAGGATATTGAGATGGAGTGGGCGCGGATTCCGCATTTCTATAACAGCTTCTACGTCTATAAATATGCTACCGGCTTCTCGGCGGCGACGAGCTTCGCCAAACAGATTCTGGAGGAAGGCACACCGGCGGTAGACCGTTACCTCGGCTTCCTGAAGAGCGGCGGCAGTGATTATTCCATCAACATTCTATCCAAAGCCGGAGTGGATATGTCCTCGCCTGAGCCGATCCGCGAAGCTATGAGCGTATTCGAGAGCGTGATCGAACAGATGGAGCAGTTGACCAAGTAA